The Medicago truncatula cultivar Jemalong A17 chromosome 4, MtrunA17r5.0-ANR, whole genome shotgun sequence genome includes a region encoding these proteins:
- the LOC11410743 gene encoding uncharacterized protein isoform X1: MLKDIESINTPICNMSFSRNSTARSGDSLDGMLNDYVAGKTKVKPHKTATTKFVAALTCLQFFFAVYATFLLYYMGPSIDLRTKPDFSRIAQQWKSLMITPHIVGHYQESASSLIQEDNNNQFQATTIPSLVCENEKIDFLQKKSNDVQMIKIKRELYEEVLNFQNKTIGTETLQELMNMKSKWDIKGPNPTKPKINVLLNHFKRKTLCAQLDSLLQQTLPFHQVWVLSFGSPNEASLKRIVESYNDSRISFISSSYDFKYYGRFQMALQTEADLVYIVDDDMIPGKKMLEILAHVAGTEKYKNSVLGSIGRILPFRQKDFTFPSYRKFKSKEAGLYLPDPAYDITIDKIVQVDFLSSSWFLSAELVKTLFIETPFTFSTGEDLHLSYQLQKYRNAGSFVLPVDPKDKETWGDSEHRLAYVSETTVIFKDIVQVRDDQWWKALSSGYITQWAAMYPQKVDALFYAHSVDEVKALSPLLEKFRSTVGKKAYIVVSGGNFCPCEQAAAALKWPLLVCKERRFKIFDLGVGSISGVSNSEAPVIQAVYSSLKGLIKIHNPSVVITVDDIDVNVRKALKMASETNSNGTTLVLLPRASVSKVLWMADLRSTALPNWNKMRLSINIITQNRVNSLTRLLKSLTNAYYLGDEIPITFNMDSRVDEATIKLVGSFEWPHGSKTLRRRIIQGGLIRAVSESWYPSSDDNFGLLLEDDIEVSPYYYLWIKYALMNYHYDPQVSLPELSSISLYTPRIVEVVKERPKWNATEFFKQIHPNTPYLHQLPCSWGAVFFPKHWREFYVYMNMRFTEDPKKNPVQIPKSRTNGWQASWKKFLIDMMYLRGYVSLYPNFPNQASFSTNHMEPGAHISAKDNVVKHNKMDFEVPLLKDDFSNFLPGMKMPSASRLPSLNLFNQAVSLKGLKAAGAKLGQDVLRCNNVTEIVAVDHHTGLPHHCSRF, from the exons gtTAAAGGACATTGAATCTATTAATACTCCAATTTGTAACATGAGTTTTAGTCGAAATTCGACGGCGAGAAGTGGAGATTCATTGGATGGAATGTTGAATGACTATGTTGCTGGAAAGACCAAAGTGAAACCTCATAAAACAGCCACAACAAAATTTGTTGCAGCACTAACatgtcttcaatttttctttgcaGTCTATGCAACATTTTTATTGTACTACATGGGTCCTTCAATTGATTTAAGAACCAAACCAGATTTCTCAAGAATTGCACAACAATGGAAAAGTCTCATGATCACACCACACATTGTAGGACATTACCAAGAATCTGCATCTTCTCTCATCCAAGAAGATAACAATAACCAATTTCAAGCAACAACAATTCCATCTCTTGTTTGTGAgaatgaaaaaattgatttcttGCAAAAGAAGTCAAATGATGTTCAAATGATCAAGATAAAGAGAGAGCTTTATGAAGAGGTTTTgaatttccaaaacaaaaccaTTGGAACTGAGACACTTCAAGAGCTAATGAACATGAAATCCAAATGGGATATAAAAGGTCCAAATCCAACAAAACCGAAAATCAATGTTTTGTTGAACCATTTCAAGAGAAAAACACTTTGTGCTCAACTTGATTCATTGCTTCAACAAACCCTACCTTTTCATCAAGTTTGGGTGCTTTCTTTCGGCAGTCCAAACGAGGCGTCCCTCAAGAGAATCGTGGAAAGCTATAACGATTCGCGGATAAGTTTCATAAGCTCGAGTTATGATTTTAAGTACTATGGAAGGTTTCAAATGGCTTTGCAGACAGAAGCTGATTTGGTTTATATCGTTGATGATGATATGATACCTGGAAAGAAAATGTTGGAGATTTTGGCACATGTAGCTGGGACTGAAAAGTATAAGAATTCAGTTTTGGGAAGTATTGGGAGGATATTGCCATTTAGACAAAAGGACTTTACTTTTCCAAGTTATAGGAAATTTAAGTCTAAAGAAGCTGGATTATATTTACCTGATCCTGCTTATGATATCACTATTGATAAAATTGTGcaggttgattttctttcaagtTCTTGGTTTTTATCTGCTGAGCTTGTTAAGACACTTTTCATTGAGACTCCTTTTACCTTCTCAACTGGTGAAGATTTGCACCTCAG CTATCAGCTTCAAAAGTATAGAAATGCAGGCTCATTTGTTCTACCAGTAGATCCAAAAGACAAAGAAACATGGGGTGATAGTGAACACAGACTAGCCTACGTATCCGAAACAACAGTAATTTTCAAAGACATAGTTCAAGTACGCGATGATCAATGGTGGAAAGCACTTTCATCTGGCTACATAACACAATGGGCAGCAATGTACCCTCAAAAAGTTGATGCACTCTTTTATGCACATTCAGTTGATGAAGTAAAAGCACTTTCACCACTTCTTGAAAAATTCAGATCAACAGTTGGCAAAAAAGCATACATTGTTGTCTCTGGTGGAAATTTCTGTCCTTGTGAACAAGCTGCAGCAGCTCTCAAATGGCCTCTTTTGGTTTGCAAAGAACGTCGGTTTAAGATCTTTGATTTAGGTGTTGGTTCAATTTCCGGGGTGTCGAACTCTGAGGCACCAGTTATACAAGCAGTGTATTCTAGTTTGAAGGGtttgattaaaattcataacCCAAGTGTTGTTATTACTGTGGATGATATTGATGTTAATGTGAGAAAGGCTTTGAAGATGGCTTCAGAAACTAATTCAAATGGAACTACATTGGTTCTTTTGCCTAGGGCTTCTGTTTCTAAAGTTCTTTGGATGGCTGATTTGAGATCAACAGCATTGCCAA ATTGGAACAAAATGAGGCTATCTATCAACATCATAACCCAAAACAGGGTAAATTCACTAACAAGGCTTCTCAAATCACTCACCAATGCCTACTATCTAGGAGATGAAATTCCAATCACTTTCAACATGGATAGTAGAGTTGATGAAGCAACCATAAAACTAGTAGGTTCATTTGAATGGCCACATGGATCAAAAACACTAAGAAGAAGAATCATCCAAGGTGGACTCATAAGAGCAGTGAGTGAAAGTTGGTATCCATCTTCAGATGACAACTTTGGATTACTACTTGAAGATGATATTGAAGTCTCACCTTATTACTACCTATGGATCAAATATGCACTCATGAATTACCATTATGACCCTCAAGTCTCTCTCCCAGAACTCTCTTCCATCTCCCTATACACACCAAGAATTGTTGAAGTTGTCAAAGAAAGACCGAAATGGAATGCGACAGAATTCTTCAAACAaatccatccaaacacaccttaCCTTCATCAATTACCTTGTAGTTGGGGAGCAGTGTTTTTCCCTAAACATTGGAGAGAATTTTATGTTTACATGAACATGAGGTTCACTGAAGATCCTAAGAAAAATCCGGTTCAAATTCCGAAATCAAGAACAAATGGTTGGCAAGCTTCATGGAAAAAGTTTCTCATTGATATGATGTATTTAAGAGGGTATGTTAGTCTTTATCCAAATTTTCCAAACCAAGCAAGTTTTTCAACTAACCATATGGAACCAGGTGCACATATTAGTGCTAAAGATAATGTGGTTAAGCATAATAAAATGGATTTTGAGGTGCCATTATTGAAGgatgattttagtaattttttgcCTGGAATGAAGATGCCTTCAGCTTCAAGATTACCATCTTTGAACCTTTTCAATCAAGCTGTTTCTCTTAAGGGACTTAAAGCTGCTGGTGCTAAGTTGGGACAGGATGTGCTTAGATGTAATAATGTTACTGAGATTGTTGCTGTTGATCATCATACTGGTCTGCCTCATCACTGCTCAAGATTCTGA
- the LOC25492431 gene encoding uncharacterized protein: MAIAFGVFIGISIPPLHLTKINLSSGFGHSFNVPIAEIERFSADLDKSLTIDDKSSTKRIEFLGSMKLPKMYVPTNPRGAESLPAGIVVSESDLYLRRLWGEPSEDLKKKPKYLVTFTVGYNQRKNIDAAVKKFSDDFDILLFHYDGRTSEWDRYEWSKKVIHISARKQTKWWYAKRFLHPDIVAAYEYIFIWDEDLGLDNFNGDEYIKLIEKHGLEISQPGLGANSGFTWEMTKKRDDTEVHKVTDEKPGWCGSPDLPPCAAFVEIMAPVFSREAWRCVWHMIQNDLVHGWGLDFALRRCVEPAHEKIGVVDAQWIVHQTIPSLGDQGEADDGKDKYDAVKTRCRSEWAEFQARLTNADKMYLKGL, encoded by the exons ATGGCAATTGCCTTTGGAGTTTTTATTGGTATTTCCATTCCACCTTTGCATTTGACTAAG ATTAACTTATCTTCAGGCTTTGGACATTCTTTTAATGTACCTATAGCTGAAATAGAGAGATTTTCAGCTGATCTAGACAAATCTTTAACTATAGATGACAAATCTTCAACCAAGCGTATTGAATTTCTTGGCTCCATGAAATTACCTAAG ATGTATGTTCCAACGAATCCTCGTGGAGCAGAATCACTACCTGCGGGAATTGTTGTATCAGAATCTGATTTGTATTTGCGCAGATTATGGGGTGAGCCTAGTGAG GATCTGAAGAAAAAGCCAAAGTATTTGGTAACATTCACTGTTGGCTATAATCagagaaaaaatattgatgCTGCTGTCAAAAAG TTCTCGGATGATTTTGACATTTTGCTCTTTCATTATGATGGACGAACTAGTGAATGGGATCGATATGAATGGTCAAAGAAAGTAATCCATATTAGTGCTAGGAAACAAACCAAATG GTGGTATGCTAAAAGGTTTTTGCATCCTGATATTGTGGCAGCGTATGAATACATTTTTATATGGGACGAAGATCTAGGACTGGACAACTTCAATGGAGACGA GTATATTAAGCTGATTGAAAAACATGGTTTGGAGATTTCACAACCGGGACTCGGAGCCAATAGTGGATTCACCTGGGAGATGACAAAGAAGAGGGATGATACCGAAGTTCACAA AGTTACAGATGAGAAACCGGGCTGGTGTGGTAGTCCAGATTTGCCTCCTTGTGCCGC atttgtaGAAATTATGGCCCCAGTCTTTTCTCGAGAAGCTTGGCGTTGCGTCTGGCATATGATTCAG AATGATTTAGTGCATGGATGGGGATTGGATTTTGCTCTCAGAAGATGTGTAGAG CCAGCACATGAAAAGATTGGTGTGGTGGATGCACAATGGATTGTTCATCAAACAATTCCTTCTCTTGGTGACCAG GGAGAAGCTGACgatggaaaagataaatatgaCGCG GTGAAAACGAGATGCAGGAGTGAGTGGGCAGAATTTCAAGCACGTCTCACCAATGCTGATAAAATGTATCTTAAAGGACTTTGA
- the LOC11410743 gene encoding uncharacterized protein isoform X2, with the protein MSFSRNSTARSGDSLDGMLNDYVAGKTKVKPHKTATTKFVAALTCLQFFFAVYATFLLYYMGPSIDLRTKPDFSRIAQQWKSLMITPHIVGHYQESASSLIQEDNNNQFQATTIPSLVCENEKIDFLQKKSNDVQMIKIKRELYEEVLNFQNKTIGTETLQELMNMKSKWDIKGPNPTKPKINVLLNHFKRKTLCAQLDSLLQQTLPFHQVWVLSFGSPNEASLKRIVESYNDSRISFISSSYDFKYYGRFQMALQTEADLVYIVDDDMIPGKKMLEILAHVAGTEKYKNSVLGSIGRILPFRQKDFTFPSYRKFKSKEAGLYLPDPAYDITIDKIVQVDFLSSSWFLSAELVKTLFIETPFTFSTGEDLHLSYQLQKYRNAGSFVLPVDPKDKETWGDSEHRLAYVSETTVIFKDIVQVRDDQWWKALSSGYITQWAAMYPQKVDALFYAHSVDEVKALSPLLEKFRSTVGKKAYIVVSGGNFCPCEQAAAALKWPLLVCKERRFKIFDLGVGSISGVSNSEAPVIQAVYSSLKGLIKIHNPSVVITVDDIDVNVRKALKMASETNSNGTTLVLLPRASVSKVLWMADLRSTALPNWNKMRLSINIITQNRVNSLTRLLKSLTNAYYLGDEIPITFNMDSRVDEATIKLVGSFEWPHGSKTLRRRIIQGGLIRAVSESWYPSSDDNFGLLLEDDIEVSPYYYLWIKYALMNYHYDPQVSLPELSSISLYTPRIVEVVKERPKWNATEFFKQIHPNTPYLHQLPCSWGAVFFPKHWREFYVYMNMRFTEDPKKNPVQIPKSRTNGWQASWKKFLIDMMYLRGYVSLYPNFPNQASFSTNHMEPGAHISAKDNVVKHNKMDFEVPLLKDDFSNFLPGMKMPSASRLPSLNLFNQAVSLKGLKAAGAKLGQDVLRCNNVTEIVAVDHHTGLPHHCSRF; encoded by the exons ATGAGTTTTAGTCGAAATTCGACGGCGAGAAGTGGAGATTCATTGGATGGAATGTTGAATGACTATGTTGCTGGAAAGACCAAAGTGAAACCTCATAAAACAGCCACAACAAAATTTGTTGCAGCACTAACatgtcttcaatttttctttgcaGTCTATGCAACATTTTTATTGTACTACATGGGTCCTTCAATTGATTTAAGAACCAAACCAGATTTCTCAAGAATTGCACAACAATGGAAAAGTCTCATGATCACACCACACATTGTAGGACATTACCAAGAATCTGCATCTTCTCTCATCCAAGAAGATAACAATAACCAATTTCAAGCAACAACAATTCCATCTCTTGTTTGTGAgaatgaaaaaattgatttcttGCAAAAGAAGTCAAATGATGTTCAAATGATCAAGATAAAGAGAGAGCTTTATGAAGAGGTTTTgaatttccaaaacaaaaccaTTGGAACTGAGACACTTCAAGAGCTAATGAACATGAAATCCAAATGGGATATAAAAGGTCCAAATCCAACAAAACCGAAAATCAATGTTTTGTTGAACCATTTCAAGAGAAAAACACTTTGTGCTCAACTTGATTCATTGCTTCAACAAACCCTACCTTTTCATCAAGTTTGGGTGCTTTCTTTCGGCAGTCCAAACGAGGCGTCCCTCAAGAGAATCGTGGAAAGCTATAACGATTCGCGGATAAGTTTCATAAGCTCGAGTTATGATTTTAAGTACTATGGAAGGTTTCAAATGGCTTTGCAGACAGAAGCTGATTTGGTTTATATCGTTGATGATGATATGATACCTGGAAAGAAAATGTTGGAGATTTTGGCACATGTAGCTGGGACTGAAAAGTATAAGAATTCAGTTTTGGGAAGTATTGGGAGGATATTGCCATTTAGACAAAAGGACTTTACTTTTCCAAGTTATAGGAAATTTAAGTCTAAAGAAGCTGGATTATATTTACCTGATCCTGCTTATGATATCACTATTGATAAAATTGTGcaggttgattttctttcaagtTCTTGGTTTTTATCTGCTGAGCTTGTTAAGACACTTTTCATTGAGACTCCTTTTACCTTCTCAACTGGTGAAGATTTGCACCTCAG CTATCAGCTTCAAAAGTATAGAAATGCAGGCTCATTTGTTCTACCAGTAGATCCAAAAGACAAAGAAACATGGGGTGATAGTGAACACAGACTAGCCTACGTATCCGAAACAACAGTAATTTTCAAAGACATAGTTCAAGTACGCGATGATCAATGGTGGAAAGCACTTTCATCTGGCTACATAACACAATGGGCAGCAATGTACCCTCAAAAAGTTGATGCACTCTTTTATGCACATTCAGTTGATGAAGTAAAAGCACTTTCACCACTTCTTGAAAAATTCAGATCAACAGTTGGCAAAAAAGCATACATTGTTGTCTCTGGTGGAAATTTCTGTCCTTGTGAACAAGCTGCAGCAGCTCTCAAATGGCCTCTTTTGGTTTGCAAAGAACGTCGGTTTAAGATCTTTGATTTAGGTGTTGGTTCAATTTCCGGGGTGTCGAACTCTGAGGCACCAGTTATACAAGCAGTGTATTCTAGTTTGAAGGGtttgattaaaattcataacCCAAGTGTTGTTATTACTGTGGATGATATTGATGTTAATGTGAGAAAGGCTTTGAAGATGGCTTCAGAAACTAATTCAAATGGAACTACATTGGTTCTTTTGCCTAGGGCTTCTGTTTCTAAAGTTCTTTGGATGGCTGATTTGAGATCAACAGCATTGCCAA ATTGGAACAAAATGAGGCTATCTATCAACATCATAACCCAAAACAGGGTAAATTCACTAACAAGGCTTCTCAAATCACTCACCAATGCCTACTATCTAGGAGATGAAATTCCAATCACTTTCAACATGGATAGTAGAGTTGATGAAGCAACCATAAAACTAGTAGGTTCATTTGAATGGCCACATGGATCAAAAACACTAAGAAGAAGAATCATCCAAGGTGGACTCATAAGAGCAGTGAGTGAAAGTTGGTATCCATCTTCAGATGACAACTTTGGATTACTACTTGAAGATGATATTGAAGTCTCACCTTATTACTACCTATGGATCAAATATGCACTCATGAATTACCATTATGACCCTCAAGTCTCTCTCCCAGAACTCTCTTCCATCTCCCTATACACACCAAGAATTGTTGAAGTTGTCAAAGAAAGACCGAAATGGAATGCGACAGAATTCTTCAAACAaatccatccaaacacaccttaCCTTCATCAATTACCTTGTAGTTGGGGAGCAGTGTTTTTCCCTAAACATTGGAGAGAATTTTATGTTTACATGAACATGAGGTTCACTGAAGATCCTAAGAAAAATCCGGTTCAAATTCCGAAATCAAGAACAAATGGTTGGCAAGCTTCATGGAAAAAGTTTCTCATTGATATGATGTATTTAAGAGGGTATGTTAGTCTTTATCCAAATTTTCCAAACCAAGCAAGTTTTTCAACTAACCATATGGAACCAGGTGCACATATTAGTGCTAAAGATAATGTGGTTAAGCATAATAAAATGGATTTTGAGGTGCCATTATTGAAGgatgattttagtaattttttgcCTGGAATGAAGATGCCTTCAGCTTCAAGATTACCATCTTTGAACCTTTTCAATCAAGCTGTTTCTCTTAAGGGACTTAAAGCTGCTGGTGCTAAGTTGGGACAGGATGTGCTTAGATGTAATAATGTTACTGAGATTGTTGCTGTTGATCATCATACTGGTCTGCCTCATCACTGCTCAAGATTCTGA